In Streptomyces qaidamensis, one DNA window encodes the following:
- a CDS encoding peptidoglycan-binding domain-containing protein: MSTPSEPRPPHDGQALEPIRVLRPRRTDALAELMREFQQDTGREQAGREPAGYESVALPGKPPAGSEALTQELPPVTRESRRRADAVPPGAGLRRAAVAVAVLAAAVIGFGGALLLRGEHPDDTAAPAPGPPRSATSTPDPTPTPPATAPVDPDGAGTLREGATGPEVTELQQRLLRIPDVYRDGSTSGRYDPTLTAAVARFQLWYGIRGDETGVYGNDTRAALESRTPAGAS, from the coding sequence GTGTCGACACCGTCCGAGCCCCGGCCGCCGCACGACGGCCAGGCCCTCGAACCCATCCGCGTCCTGCGGCCCCGCCGCACCGACGCCCTCGCGGAACTGATGCGGGAGTTCCAGCAGGACACCGGCCGCGAGCAAGCCGGCCGCGAGCCCGCCGGCTACGAGTCCGTCGCGCTGCCGGGGAAACCGCCGGCCGGCTCCGAGGCGCTGACGCAGGAACTCCCGCCCGTCACCCGCGAGAGCCGCCGGCGCGCCGACGCCGTACCCCCGGGAGCCGGGCTGCGCCGAGCCGCCGTCGCGGTGGCCGTCCTCGCGGCCGCCGTGATCGGCTTCGGCGGCGCGCTCCTGCTCCGCGGTGAGCACCCGGACGACACCGCCGCTCCCGCCCCCGGCCCGCCCCGGTCCGCAACCTCCACCCCCGACCCGACACCCACCCCGCCCGCCACGGCACCCGTGGACCCCGACGGCGCCGGCACGCTGCGCGAGGGAGCCACCGGCCCCGAGGTGACCGAACTCCAGCAACGCCTCCTGCGCATCCCGGACGTCTACCGGGACGGCTCCACCAGCGGCCGCTACGACCCCACCCTCACCGCGGCGGTCGCCCGCTTCCAGCTCTGGTACGGCATCCGCGGCGACGAGACCGGCGTGTACGGCAACGACACCCGCGCCGCACTGGAGTCCCGCACACCGGCGGGGGCGAGCTGA
- a CDS encoding Zn-ribbon domain-containing OB-fold protein, protein MYHSGSVAQQAAGSATGLLDPRGRHQEAIFFQRCTWCGTAMYHRLLCPVCRGSELRTERAEGTGTVRHSTVVHRNTPAARNVSQIEMSEGFVVRGRVMGPPIGIHSGDRVRLSTAKDPVRGEPVFQLLDEPYRAWS, encoded by the coding sequence GTGTACCACTCAGGAAGCGTCGCTCAGCAGGCAGCCGGCTCCGCGACGGGTCTGCTCGACCCGAGGGGCCGGCACCAAGAGGCCATCTTCTTCCAGCGCTGCACCTGGTGCGGCACCGCCATGTACCACCGGCTGCTGTGTCCGGTCTGCCGGGGCAGCGAGCTGCGCACGGAGCGCGCAGAGGGCACGGGCACCGTCCGCCACTCCACGGTGGTGCATCGCAACACCCCCGCGGCACGCAACGTGTCGCAGATAGAGATGTCCGAGGGGTTCGTGGTGCGCGGCCGGGTGATGGGCCCGCCGATCGGCATCCACAGCGGGGACCGGGTGCGGCTGTCCACGGCCAAGGACCCGGTACGGGGCGAGCCGGTCTTCCAGCTCCTGGACGAGCCGTACCGGGCCTGGAGCTGA
- a CDS encoding flavin reductase family protein — protein sequence MAGMDEFVDRLNPEMYVVTAAAGGERAGCLVGFASQCSLRPVRFVVWLSELNHTFRVARNADVLAVHLLGREQYGLAELFGGHTGDRTDKFQDVRLREAYDGALVLEDAPAWFVGRILTRAGGGDHIGFVLDPVEWGGHEAHGGPLLRLSDALTIDPGHPVD from the coding sequence ATGGCCGGCATGGACGAGTTCGTCGACCGGCTGAACCCCGAGATGTACGTCGTCACGGCCGCCGCGGGCGGTGAACGGGCGGGATGCCTGGTCGGGTTCGCCTCGCAGTGCTCGCTGCGGCCCGTGCGGTTCGTGGTGTGGCTGTCCGAGCTCAACCACACCTTCCGGGTGGCCCGGAACGCGGACGTCCTCGCCGTGCACCTGCTCGGCCGAGAACAGTACGGCCTCGCCGAACTGTTCGGCGGGCACACCGGTGACCGGACGGACAAGTTCCAGGACGTCCGCCTGCGGGAGGCCTACGACGGCGCCCTCGTCCTGGAGGACGCGCCCGCCTGGTTCGTCGGCCGGATCCTGACCCGTGCGGGCGGCGGCGACCACATCGGCTTCGTGCTCGACCCGGTCGAGTGGGGCGGGCACGAGGCGCACGGCGGGCCGTTGCTGCGGCTTTCCGACGCCCTCACCATCGACCCGGGGCACCCGGTCGACTGA
- a CDS encoding TetR family transcriptional regulator has product MRDALVAAAFRLFLERGYEQTTVDDIVALAGVGRRSFFRYFPSKEDVVFPDHERCLADMTAFLAGGSDDEPVRRVCDAARLVLRMYAENPTFSVQRYRLTRQVPGLRAYELSVVWRYERALAEYLRRRFAARREGTLQADVIAAAVVAAHNNALRSWLRSDGRGEAGTAVDHALAYVQSAFGGVPVPPVAEQPEDVVVVVARRGTPLWRVVQEIEATLGRG; this is encoded by the coding sequence ATGCGTGACGCCCTGGTGGCGGCGGCCTTCCGGCTGTTCCTGGAGCGGGGGTACGAGCAGACCACCGTCGACGACATCGTGGCGCTCGCCGGTGTCGGACGGCGCTCGTTCTTCCGGTACTTCCCGTCCAAGGAGGACGTCGTCTTCCCGGACCACGAGCGGTGCCTGGCCGACATGACGGCCTTCCTCGCGGGCGGCTCCGACGACGAACCCGTGCGGCGGGTCTGCGACGCGGCACGGCTCGTGCTGCGCATGTACGCCGAGAACCCGACGTTCTCGGTGCAGCGCTACCGCCTCACCAGGCAGGTGCCGGGGCTGCGCGCCTATGAACTGTCCGTCGTGTGGCGCTACGAGCGGGCCCTCGCCGAGTATCTGCGCCGGCGCTTCGCCGCCCGCCGGGAGGGCACCCTGCAGGCCGACGTGATCGCGGCGGCGGTGGTAGCGGCGCACAACAACGCGCTGCGGTCCTGGCTGCGTTCGGACGGGCGGGGCGAGGCCGGCACCGCGGTCGACCACGCACTCGCCTACGTGCAGTCGGCGTTCGGAGGCGTGCCGGTGCCGCCGGTGGCGGAGCAGCCGGAGGACGTGGTGGTCGTCGTGGCGCGGCGCGGGACGCCGCTGTGGCGGGTGGTGCAGGAGATCGAGGCCACGCTGGGGCGTGGCTGA